The genome window CAACCATTACATCTGCTTGTCCTTTTTGAGTTGAACTAGCCCCTAATCGAACCTCTCCAATAGCGCCAATAAGATCATCTTCATCACTTTCTTTTTCTAATACTGCAAATAGTTTTACAAAAGGTGTTGTAAAGATTTTTGCAACAAATAAACTCACAATAAAGATGGGAACTAACAAGGCTAAACTGAGGAGGAATGAAGTATTTCCTAAAATGTGATTAGACATTACCGACAACACCCACATTGGTATAGCCAAAAAAGTTAAAAACACCATAAAAGGAATTTTACCCAAATTAAAAAAGGCTAATATTTTATTTAAGGCAAATAAATTTGAGGCTGAATTCCCTTCTACTTCAATATCTGCATCCACATCTATGTCAGCGTCTATCTCTACATCAAAGTCTAAAAAATCGGTATCAACTGCTCCGATCAAGACAATCAACCAATAGAACAGTACCAACACAAAAAGGGTTGTCGGGATAAAATTTACTCCCGAAAAAACAATATTTATTAATTCGTTCATTGTTCTTTTTATTGATGTGAGAAATTAATCAAATCAGAAGCGTGCTCTGACAATAACAGACTCAAAGAATTTATACTTCCTTCAAGTTCGTTAAGATCTAAATTCTCCAATTGCAAGGTATCTCTAAAAATAACTTTGGTTCCTGTTTCATCTAATGTAAACGCTCCATGAATAATTGTTCTATTTTTTTCTAATAAAAACTTCAATGCCTCGATATTTGAAGCATCTATTTCAAATAAAAATTGTTCTAAAATCAATATGGGGTTGGCACATCCAATCACTAAATTTTGCAATCCAAACTCTGGTTGATTGATTACAAAAACTTCGTCATCTGCATTTTCAAAGGTAATGTTATGCTCCAACTCTATTAAGTAGTTTTTTATCTTTTCGAAATGTGTCTTCATTGGTTTATTTTTATCTTTTTTCTTGTTTATAAATGTAATCTTTTTTTGTTTTGTTTTAGCTTTTTTTCAT of Flavobacteriales bacterium contains these proteins:
- a CDS encoding DUF1449 family protein, whose translation is MNELINIVFSGVNFIPTTLFVLVLFYWLIVLIGAVDTDFLDFDVEIDADIDVDADIEVEGNSASNLFALNKILAFFNLGKIPFMVFLTFLAIPMWVLSVMSNHILGNTSFLLSLALLVPIFIVSLFVAKIFTTPFVKLFAVLEKESDEDDLIGAIGEVRLGASSTQKGQADVMVGESFFTIFIKTHESAASVKKGDKVLVLDHIKEEDYFLVEKYNH
- a CDS encoding YbjN domain-containing protein, giving the protein MKTHFEKIKNYLIELEHNITFENADDEVFVINQPEFGLQNLVIGCANPILILEQFLFEIDASNIEALKFLLEKNRTIIHGAFTLDETGTKVIFRDTLQLENLDLNELEGSINSLSLLLSEHASDLINFSHQ